A genomic window from Nosocomiicoccus massiliensis includes:
- a CDS encoding methionine ABC transporter ATP-binding protein has product MSHIELKGVSKTYDVKGKSVEAVKTTDLSIRSGEIFGLIGFSGAGKSTLLRLINLLEVPTTGDVIVGDDNLTKLSKDKLRVKRQKIGMVFQHFNLINSKTVAENIKFVLKAAKYPKERMDARVDELLTLVGLSDKRDALPKNLSGGQKQRVGIARALANDPEVLLCDEATSALDPEITKEILKLLKEINKTLGLTIVLITHEMEVIKEIAHRVGVMSNGEIIEVDDVYNIFSNPTHEVTKGFVQEIYNFQVPPHIKTTNENRIITLKFAKDTAEENHLNQLYKLFDLNISILNGRIEYINGDPLGLLMLQVSGDEAEIGRFFKHIDDRIGLERAEIYG; this is encoded by the coding sequence ATGAGTCATATTGAATTGAAGGGCGTTAGTAAGACTTACGATGTCAAAGGTAAGTCTGTTGAAGCGGTTAAAACGACGGATTTATCGATTCGCTCAGGTGAGATTTTTGGACTAATCGGCTTTAGTGGCGCAGGTAAAAGTACGCTACTACGCCTCATTAACTTACTTGAAGTGCCGACAACGGGTGACGTCATTGTCGGTGACGATAATTTAACAAAACTTTCTAAAGATAAACTACGTGTTAAACGTCAAAAGATCGGAATGGTGTTTCAGCATTTTAATTTAATTAACAGTAAGACAGTTGCTGAGAACATTAAGTTTGTTTTAAAAGCAGCGAAATATCCGAAAGAAAGAATGGACGCACGAGTGGATGAGTTGTTAACACTCGTCGGACTTTCAGATAAAAGAGATGCGTTACCTAAAAATTTAAGTGGGGGACAAAAACAGCGTGTCGGTATTGCACGTGCACTTGCAAATGATCCAGAAGTTTTACTATGTGACGAAGCGACGAGTGCGTTAGACCCTGAGATTACAAAAGAAATTTTAAAGTTATTAAAAGAGATTAATAAAACACTCGGTCTCACGATTGTTTTAATTACGCATGAAATGGAAGTCATAAAAGAAATTGCACATCGCGTTGGAGTCATGTCTAACGGAGAAATCATTGAAGTAGACGATGTTTATAACATATTTAGTAATCCGACACATGAAGTGACGAAAGGTTTCGTTCAAGAAATTTATAACTTCCAAGTGCCACCACATATTAAGACAACAAACGAAAACCGAATCATTACGTTAAAATTCGCAAAAGATACAGCAGAAGAAAACCATTTAAATCAGCTGTATAAACTATTTGATTTAAACATTAGTATTTTAAACGGTCGCATCGAATATATTAACGGCGATCCACTCGGTTTACTTATGTTACAAGTGAGTGGTGACGAAGCGGAAATCGGAAGATTTTTTAAACATATCGATGACAGAATCGGATTAGAGAGGGCTGAGATTTATGGATAA
- a CDS encoding GNAT family N-acetyltransferase translates to MNLEIRKPKIEDAESIIEHKIKVTKENPDTLATAIENQEPDLEDQINKIKNIGENDLKLVALDGDTVIGIINMFHDKRHKFRHIAQFGISVQHKYAGHGIGSKLIQEVVDFATENDNIEKLILTVFGNNDGAIKLYERFGFESEATLKDQVKLNNDSYTDLIYMSKWVK, encoded by the coding sequence ATGAATTTAGAAATAAGAAAACCGAAAATTGAAGACGCAGAGTCAATCATTGAACATAAAATAAAAGTAACAAAAGAAAATCCAGACACACTCGCAACAGCGATAGAAAATCAGGAACCAGACTTAGAAGATCAAATAAACAAAATAAAAAACATCGGTGAAAACGACTTAAAACTCGTCGCATTAGATGGCGACACAGTCATTGGAATCATCAACATGTTCCACGACAAGCGCCATAAATTCCGTCACATCGCACAATTTGGAATTAGTGTTCAACATAAATACGCAGGACACGGTATCGGAAGCAAACTCATTCAAGAAGTCGTCGATTTCGCGACAGAAAACGATAATATCGAAAAACTAATCCTCACAGTATTTGGTAACAACGACGGCGCGATCAAACTATACGAACGATTCGGATTCGAAAGTGAAGCAACACTAAAAGATCAAGTCAAACTAAACAACGACAGCTACACAGACCTCATTTACATGTCCAAATGGGTGAAGTAG